A single region of the Drosophila takahashii strain IR98-3 E-12201 chromosome 2R, DtakHiC1v2, whole genome shotgun sequence genome encodes:
- the Khc-73 gene encoding kinesin-like protein KIF13A isoform X3 — MSSDKIKVAVRVRPFNRREIELGTKCIVEMEKQQTILQNPPPLEKIERKQPKTFAFDHCFYSLNPEDDNFASQETVFDCVGRGILDNAFQGYNACIFAYGQTGSGKSYTMMGSQESKGIIPRLCDKLFSAIANKSTPELMYKVEVSYMEIYNEKVHDLLDPKPNKQSLKVREHNVMGPYVDGLSQLAVTSYQDIDNLMTEGNKSRTVAATNMNAESSRSHAVFSVVLTQILTDQATGVSGEKVSRMSLVDLAGSERAVKTGAVGDRLKEGSNINKSLTTLGLVISKLADQTNGKKSGNDKFVPYRDSVLTWLLKDNLGGNSRTVMVATISPSADNYEETLSTLRYADRAKRIVNHAVVNEDPNARIIRELRHEVETLRSMLKHATGSPVGDVQDKLAESENLMKQISQTWEEKLVKTERIQNERQQALEKMGISVQASGIKVEKNKYYLVNLNADPSLNELLVYYLKERTLIGGRSISGQQPDIQLSGLGIQPEHCVITIEDSGLYMEPVQGARCFVNGSAAVEKTPLQNGDRILWGNHHFFRVNSPKSNNTSMCASEPQTPAQLIDYNFARDEIMQNELSNDPIQTAIARLERQHEEDKQVALEKQRQEYERQFQQLRNILSPSTPYAPYAPYDPLRMGKITPNTPTSQMRVEKWAQERDEMFRRSLGQLKTDIMRANSLVQEANFLAEEMEKKTKFSVTLQIPPANLSPNRRRGAFVSEPAILVKRTNSGSQIWTMEKLENKLIDMREMYQDHKERILNGLPLIEPFSDDEYDDKDDDSAKPQDPFYESQENHNLIGVANIFLEVLFHDVKLDYHTPIISQQGEVAGRLQVEIERIAGQMPQDRMCESVSESSGDSRDEYDDPVDPTSNQITCRVTIKCASGLPLSLSNFVFCQYTFWGHQEMVVPVINAESTAHDQNMVFKFEHTQDFTVTINEEFLEHCIEGALSIEVWGHRSAGFSRTKGWEVEQQQAKARSLVDRWAELSRKIELWVEIHELNDNGEYSPVEVTNRNEVLTGGIYQLRQGQQRRVNVRVKPVQNSGTLPIICQSIVNVAIGSVTVRSRLQRPLDSYQEEDLTVLREKWSEALGRRRQYLDQQIQMLIKKEEKNEQERERELSLVHQWVSLTEERNAVLVPAPGSGIPGAPASWEPPSGMEPHVPVLFLNLNGDDLSAQNTNDELSVAGINSILSKEHGHKFYTLQILQHLDKDVCCVASWDSSMHDSQALNRVTEANERVYLILRTTVRLSHPAPMDLVLRKRLSINIKKGQTLTDRLKKFRLVRGENAIWQSGVTYEVVSNIPKASEELEDRESLAQLAASGDDCSASDGETYIEKYTRGVSAVESILTLDRLRQNVAVKELETAHGQPLSMRKTVSVPNFSQQLINKLTQIMRFDASMESLLNVGRSESFADLNNSALGSKFTPAGHSPAGAGGVIRNRHSFGGKGSSDDSPGKAFGIARPTFLNLNLNLNTLRIAPTKPSPATSKLLGMRMTTLHEEPLGGHKSLDEEPEDSYSDSEYAAEYEQERQQNKSLATRSRLTASKTMDSFMDVSSHSNQSYLSYTSSANANMKHLTGLATLSMSSSTSSGYGSQAVSCNNLSNEDIASMRSMSIDETPDFDRVNSNSPPNRQARVNPFLKDMPKAKAQEPQTEPQAKKLQETFTHPLEQLESRENAQSDEDEREQLPKNNNNNVEAVEEPTKQQEEAELPTESQTELATDNQNGNRSSSSDEVSHSSEELLEGDGIVREELPAGKVVRRKKSNTQPPPINGNSNNNNNNSTSQAPRINHRASVAKMEGLAAYMDSSIMSSSTEVEDESKDVEVILPDWIVVGESVLIRPYNTSGVIRFVGTTEFQPGAWIGVELDTPTGKNDGTVKGIQYFQCKPKHGMFVRSDKLMLDKRGKAMRAYKAAEKSNSISKEMSTSMTGSMTRSKSRGDSLNLSARK; from the exons AAATCGAACTGGGTACAAAATGTAtcgtggaaatggaaaaacagCAGACGATACTGCAGAATCCGCCACCACTGGAAAAAATCGAAAG aAAACAACCAAAGACATTTGCATTCGATCACTGCTTTTACTCACTGAATCCCGAGGACGACAACTTTGCGTCCCAGGAGACAGTATTCGATTGCGTGGGACGTGGAATTCTGGATAATGCATTCCAGGGCTATAATGCGTGCATATTCGCTTACGGCCAGACAG GCTCTGGCAAGTCCTACACGATGATGGGCTCCCAGGAGAGCAAGGGAATCATTCCGCGTCTCTGCGACAAGCTCTTCTCGGCCATAGCCAACAAATCCACACCCGAACTGATGTACAAGGTGGAGGTGTCGTACATGGAGATTTACAACGAGAAGGTCCACGATCTGCTCGATCCCAAGCCGAACAAACAGTCTCTTAAGGTGCGCGAGCACAATGTCATGGGTCCCTATGTGGACGGATTGTCGCAGCTGGCGGTGACATCCTACCAGGACATCGATAACCTCATGACCGAGGGCAACAAATCGCGAACGGTGGCCGCCACGAACATGAACGCCGAGTCCTCGCGCTCCCACGCCGTCTTCTCGGTGGTCCTCACTCAGATACTCACGGATCAGGCGACGGGCGTCAGCGGCGAGAAGGTGTCCCGCATGTCCCTGGTGGATTTGGCTGGCTCCGAGCGAGCCGTGAAAACGGGAGCCGTTGGCGATCGTCTCAAAGAAGGCTCCAACATCAACAA ATCTCTAACCACCCTTGGCCTGGTCATCTCCAAGCTGGCCGATCAAACGAACGGCAAGAAGAGCGGCAACGACAAGTTTGTGCCCTATCGCGACTCCGTGCTCACCTGGCTGCTGAAGGACAATCTGGGTGGCAACTCGAGGACAGTGATGGTGGCCACGATTTCACCCTCGGCGGACAACTACGAGGAAACTCTTTCAACGCTACGTTATGCGGATCGGGCCAAGCGCATTGTTAATCACGCTGTGGTCAACGAAGATCCCAATGCCCGCATCATTCGTGAGCTGCGACACGAGGTGGAGACGCTCAGGAGCATGCTGAAACATGCCACCGGGTCGCCGGTGGGCGATGTCCAGGACAAGCTGGCTGAGAGCGAGAACCTGATGAAGCAGATCTCGCAGACCTGGGAGGAAAAGCTGGTCAAGACGGAGCGCATTCAGAACGAACGACAGCAGGCGCTCGAGAAGATGGGCATCAGTGTGCAGGCCAGTGGCATCAAGGTGGAGAAGAACAAGTACTATTTGGTCAATTTGAACGCCGATCCGTCCCTCAATGAGTTGCTGGTCTACTACCTGAAG GAACGAACGCTGATCGGCGGACGCAGCATCAGTGGCCAGCAGCCGGACATTCAACTTTCCGGCCTGGGCATCCAGCCCGAGCACTGTGTGATCACCATCGAGGACAGTGGTCTGTACATGGAGCCCGTGCAGGGAGCGCGTTGTTTTGTCAACGGATCGGCAGCTGTAGAGAAGACGCCGCTGCAGAATGGCGACCGTATCCTGTGGGGCAACCACCATTTCTTCCGCGTTAACTCGCCGAAGAGCAATAACACGAGTATGTGTGCCTCGGAGCCCCAGACGCCGGCGCAACTGATTGATTACAATTTCGCACGCGATGAGATTATGCAGAACGAGCTGAGCAACGACCCCATCCAGACGGCCATTGCTCGGCTGGAGCGTCAGCACGAGGAAGATAAGCAGGTGGCGCTGGAGAAGCAGCGGCAGGAGTACGAGCGTCAGTTTCAACAGCTGCGCAATATTCTGTCGCCCAGTACACCATATGCTCCCTATGCTCCCTACGATCCGCTGCGCATGGGCAAGATTACCCCGAATACTCCCACTTCGCAGATGCGGGTGGAAAAGTGGGCGCAG GAACGCGATGAGATGTTCCGGCGCAGCTTGGGCCAGCTAAAAACCGATATTATGCGTGCGAATTCTCTGGTCCAGGAGGCCAACTTCCTGGCCGAGGAGATGGAGAAGAAGACCAAGTTCTCGGTCACTCTGCAGATTCCGCCGGCCAATCTGAGTCCCAACAGGCGGCGAGGCGCCTTCGTCAGCGAACCCGCCATTCTGGTGAAGCGCACCAACTCGGGCAGCCAAATCTGGACGATGGAGAAGCTGGAGAACAAGCTGATCGACATGCGCGAGATGTACCAGGATCACAAGGAGCGCATTCTCAACGGATTG CCCCTTATAGAGCCATTCTCAGACGACGAGTACGACGACAAG GACGACGACAGCGCCAAGCCTCAAGATCCGTTCTACGAGTCGCAGGAGAACCACAATCTCATTGGCGTGGCCAATATATTCCTGGAGGTTCTCTTCCACGACGTCAAGCTGGACTACCACACGCCGATCATCAGCCAGCAAGGCGAGGTGGCGGGTCGTCTGCAGGTGGAGATCGAGCGGATCGCGGGACAGATGCCGCAAGATCGCATGTGCGAGTCGGTCTCCGAGTCATCCGGCGATTCGCGGGATGAGTACGACGACCCGGTGGATCCCACATCCAATCAGATTACCTGCCGTGTGACCATCAAGTGCGCCAGTGGCCTGCCGTTGTCGCTCTCCAACTTCGTCTTTTGCCAGTACACTTTCTGGGGTCACCAGGAGATGGTTGTGCCGGTCATCAACGCGGAGTCAACGGCCCATGATCAGAATATGGTCTTCAAGTTCGAGCACACCCAGGACTTTACGGTCACCATAAACGAAGAGTTTTTGGAGCACTGCATCGAGGGTGCGCTGTCCATCGAAGTATGGGGACATCGCAGTGCCGGCTTCTCCAGGACAAAGGGCTGGGAAGTGGAGCAGCAGCAAGCGAAGGCCCGTTCCCTGGTCGATCGCTGGGCGGAGCTGTCGCGCAAGATCGAGCTTTGGGTGGAGATCCACGAGCTAAACGACAACGGCGAGTATTCGCCGGTGGAGGTGACAAATCGGAATGAAGTACTGACTGGTGGGATTTACCAGTTGCGTCAGGGTCAACAGCGGCGCGTGAATGTGCGGGTGAAGCCCGTGCAGAACTCTGGCACCCTGCCCATCATTTGCCAGTCGATTGTGAACGTGGCCATTGGCAGTGTGACGGTGCGATCTCGTTTGCAGCGACCACTAGACTCGTACCAGGAGGAGGATCTCACTGTGCTGCGCGAGAAGTGGAGCGAGGCGTTGGGACGAAGGCGTCAGTATCTTGACCAGCAGATCCAGATGCTCATAAAGAAGGAGGAGAAGAACGAGCAGGAAAGGGAACGCGAGCTGAGCCTGGTACATCAGTGGGTTTCGCTGACGGAGGAGCGCAATGCGGTCTTAGTGCCGGCTCCTGGTTCGGGCATTCCCGGAGCCCCCGCCTCGTGGGAACCCCCATCGGGAATGGAGCCCCATGTGCCAGTGCTCTTCCTCAACCTCAATGGCGACGATTTGTCCGCGCAGAACACCAACGACGAGCTCTCCGTGGCCGGcatcaattcaattttgtCCAAGGAGCATGGACACAAGTTCTACACGCTGCAGATTCTGCAGCACCTGGACAAGGATGTGTGCTGTGTGGCCAGCTGGGACTCTTCGATGCACGACAGCCAGGCCCTGAATCGTGTGACCGAAGCGAATGAGCGTGTGTATCTCATACTGCGCACCACGGTGCGCCTTTCGCATCCCGCTCCCATGGATCTCGTGCTGCGCAAACGGCTGAGCATAAACATCAAGAAGGGCCAAACGCTGACCGATCGCCTCAAGAAATTCCGACTGGTGCGCGGTGAGAATGCCATTTGGCAGAGCGGCGTCACCTATGAGGTGGTCTCCAACATTCCAAAGGCCTCCGAGGAGCTGGAGGATCGCGAATCGTTGGCCCAGTTGGCGGCTAGCGGTGATGATTGCTCGGCAAGCGACGGCGAAACCTACATAG AGAAATACACGCGTGGCGTTTCGGCGGTGGAGAGCATACTGACCCTGGATCGCCTGCGGCAGAACGTGGCGGTCAAGGAGCTGGAGACGGCCCATGGACAGCCGCTGAGCATGCGCAAGACCGTCAGCGTGCCGAACTTCTCACAG CAACTCATAAATAAACTTACGCAGATTATGCGCTTCGATGCATCGATGGAGTCGCTGCTGAATGTCGGACGCTCCGAGTCCTTTGCCGATCTCAATAACAGTGCGTTGGGCAGCAAATTTACGCCAG CAGGTCACAGTCCAGCAGGAGCAGGCGGAGTCATCCGGAATCGCCACAGCTTCGGCGGCAAGGGAAGCAGCGATGACTCTCCCGGAAAAGCCTTTGGCATCG CGCGTCCAACATTTTTGAATCTCAATTTGAATCTGAACACATTGAGAATTGCGCCAACGAAAC CTTCGCCGGCCACCAGTAAACTGCTGGGCATGCGCATGACTACGCTGCACGAGGAGCCGCTGGGTGGACACAAGTCACTGGACGAGGAGCCGGAGGACAGCTACAGCGACTCGGAGTACGCCGCCGAGTACGAACAGGAGCGGCAGCAGAACAAGAGCCTGGCCACGCGCTCCCGCCTCACGGCTTCCAAGACCATGGACTCCTTCATGGACGTCAGCAGCCATTCGAACCAGAGCTACTTGAGCTACACGTCCAGTGCCAATGCGAACATGAAGCATCTGACGGGCCTGGCCACTTTGAGCATGAGCTCCTCCACCAGCAGTGGCTACGGCTCGCAGGCTGTCTCCTGCAATAATCTGAGCAACGAGGATATTGCTTCAATGCGTTCCATGAGCATTGATGAGACGCCAG ACTTTGATCGAGTCAACTCGAATTCGCCTCCGAATCGGCAGGCACGAGTCAATCCCTTCCTCAAGGACATGCCCAAAGCCAAAGCACAGGAACCGCAAACGGAGCCGCAGGCCAAGAAGCTGCAGGAAACCTTTACGCATCCGTTGGAGCAGCTGGAGTCCCGGGAGAACGCACAAAGCGACGAGGATGAGCGCGAACAGCTGCCAaagaataacaacaacaatgtgGAGGCGGTCGAGGAGCCGACGAAGCAGCAAGAGGAAGCTGAGCTGCCAACCGAATCACAAACAGAGCTTGCCACAGACAATCAAAACGGCAAcaggtcctcctcctccgacgAGGTGAGCCACAGTTCCGAGGAGCTGCTCGAAGGCGATGGCATTGTGCGGGAGGAGTTGCCCGCTGGAAAGGTGGTGCGGCGCAAGAAGTCCAACACCCAGCCACCTCCGATTAATGGCAACagcaataataacaacaataacagcacAAGTCAGGCACCGCGCATCAATCATCGAGCATCGGTGGCTAAGATGGAGGGTTTGGCCGCCTACATGGACTCCAGCATCATGTCGAGCAGCACAGAAGTTGAAG ATGAGAGCAAGGATGTGGAAGTTATTCTGCCCGATTGGATTGTGGTCGGCGAGTCGGTGTTGATCCGACCCTACAATACCAGCGGCGTCATCCGCTTCGTGGGCACCACAGAGTTCCAGCCCGGCGCCTGGATAGGCGTGGAATTGGACACTCCGACGGGCAAGAACGACGGCACCGTGAAGGGCATTCAGTATTTCCAGTGCAAGCCCAAGCACGGCATGTTCGTGCGCTCCGACAAGCTGATGCTGGACAAGCGCGGCAAGGCGATGCGAGCCTACAAGGCCGCCGAGAAGAGCAACAGCATCAGCAAAG AGATGAGCACCTCGATGACCGGCTCGATGACACGCTCCAAGAGCCGCGGCGATTCGCTAAACCTGTCGGCGCGCAAATGA